A single region of the Salipaludibacillus sp. LMS25 genome encodes:
- a CDS encoding aldolase — MKNIKNIDCTLRDGGNLNNWHFSNSEVETIITGLDQAKIDIIEIGYKGGSSSNKHRDVGAAARCDTNFIEKLPSLENSMYAIMISPNSKLKLNIIDEIDKKKIRWIRIASYPKNVSIAFPFIEYAKSHGFKVSMNLMGASKISPSEILKIAQKGKSSDVDLFCIADSFGSMIPEQIKEIFKLVLENVNIVMGFHGHNNLGLALTNTLTAIDAGATYIDTSLNGMARGAGNLPTEQFVPVITKIDRISKYQNQPILETAEYLLEEVLDQPMRIAKAEILCGINDLHYYYFDIIDKVCKENNYDLYNFAELLSKKTATSVDKEKVDEVAKIIEREKLKYEN; from the coding sequence ATGAAGAATATAAAAAATATTGATTGTACTCTTAGAGACGGAGGAAATTTAAATAATTGGCACTTTTCAAACTCGGAAGTAGAGACCATTATAACAGGATTAGATCAAGCTAAAATTGATATTATTGAAATTGGATATAAGGGTGGATCAAGTAGCAATAAACATAGAGATGTAGGTGCTGCTGCAAGATGTGATACAAACTTTATTGAAAAACTACCGAGTTTAGAAAACTCAATGTATGCGATTATGATATCGCCAAATTCAAAATTGAAATTGAACATAATTGATGAGATTGATAAAAAAAAGATAAGATGGATACGGATTGCAAGTTATCCGAAAAATGTCAGTATAGCATTTCCGTTCATTGAGTATGCTAAAAGTCACGGATTTAAGGTTTCAATGAACTTAATGGGAGCTAGTAAAATATCACCGTCCGAGATTTTAAAAATCGCCCAAAAAGGAAAAAGTAGTGATGTTGATCTTTTCTGTATTGCCGATTCATTCGGATCTATGATACCAGAACAGATAAAAGAGATATTTAAGTTAGTATTAGAAAATGTAAACATTGTTATGGGATTTCATGGTCACAATAATTTGGGCTTAGCATTAACAAATACTTTAACAGCTATAGATGCAGGTGCGACTTACATTGATACCTCATTAAATGGGATGGCCAGAGGAGCAGGAAATTTGCCTACTGAACAGTTCGTACCAGTAATAACAAAGATTGATAGAATTTCCAAATATCAAAATCAGCCTATTTTAGAGACAGCAGAGTATTTACTGGAAGAAGTATTGGATCAACCGATGAGGATAGCTAAAGCTGAGATCTTATGTGGTATTAATGATTTACATTATTATTACTTCGATATTATTGATAAAGTATGCAAAGAGAATAACTATGATTTATATAATTTTGCGGAGTTATTATCAAAAAAAACGGCTACATCAGTAGATAAGGAGAAAGTAGATGAGGTAGCAAAAATTATTGAAAGGGAGAAATTAAAATATGAAAACTGA
- the aepX gene encoding phosphoenolpyruvate mutase: MKTENLRNLMNSGKMVKVMGAHNGLSAKLAENAGFDAIWASGFEIAATHVVPDANILTMTENLNVAHSINKSVSVPVICDCDSGYGDINNIAHMIKEYESMGISGVCIEDKPFPKLNSFLGEGQKLEDIEVFSEKIRVAQETKKNKNMVVIARIEAFIAGQGLSEVLKRAYAYKEAGADALLIHSKKEDVSEIYEFCNSFNENLPIVVVPTTYPNINLEILKAHGVRLVIYANHGIRSSVNAMKETFENIIKNGNTTNVEGTISSMEEIFRLQGTGKLRKPSYNLQK; this comes from the coding sequence ATGAAAACTGAAAATTTAAGAAATTTGATGAATTCAGGAAAAATGGTAAAAGTGATGGGCGCACATAATGGATTAAGTGCAAAATTGGCTGAAAATGCAGGGTTTGATGCTATTTGGGCGAGTGGTTTTGAAATTGCAGCTACTCATGTTGTTCCTGATGCAAATATACTAACAATGACAGAAAACTTAAATGTAGCTCATTCGATAAATAAATCAGTTTCGGTACCTGTAATCTGTGATTGTGATTCAGGTTATGGTGATATTAATAATATAGCTCATATGATAAAAGAATACGAAAGTATGGGAATTTCAGGTGTATGTATTGAAGATAAGCCTTTTCCAAAATTAAATAGCTTTTTAGGAGAGGGGCAAAAACTAGAAGACATCGAAGTGTTTTCAGAAAAAATTAGAGTTGCCCAAGAAACTAAGAAAAACAAGAATATGGTTGTAATTGCAAGAATCGAAGCATTTATTGCTGGACAAGGCCTATCAGAAGTATTAAAAAGAGCCTATGCTTATAAGGAAGCAGGAGCAGATGCACTTTTAATCCATTCTAAAAAAGAAGATGTAAGTGAAATATATGAATTTTGTAATTCTTTCAATGAGAATCTTCCCATTGTAGTTGTGCCTACGACTTATCCAAATATAAATTTAGAAATACTAAAAGCGCATGGAGTTCGATTAGTTATATACGCAAACCATGGAATCAGAAGTTCTGTGAACGCAATGAAAGAAACATTTGAAAACATTATTAAAAATGGCAATACAACTAATGTTGAGGGCACTATTAGTTCAATGGAAGAAATTTTTAGATTACAAGGAACAGGGAAGTTAAGGAAACCTTCTTATAATTTACAAAAATAA
- a CDS encoding thiamine pyrophosphate-binding protein encodes MTSDSKAIIKSLKKHNYIFYTGVPCSLLKGIFLELENNTFENVRYFPAIKEDSAVGLASGFSLSGNKSVVLMQNSGLGYCLNVLTSFNLIYDVPILLIISWRGYTSDAVEHDVIGKKMLDILNAVDISYQILDLGNIDNSIDSVVDTLNTTKRAAALIIKDNV; translated from the coding sequence ATGACAAGTGATTCTAAAGCTATTATAAAAAGCTTAAAAAAACATAACTATATTTTTTATACTGGAGTTCCATGTTCGCTACTCAAGGGTATATTTTTAGAATTGGAGAATAATACTTTTGAGAATGTTAGATACTTTCCTGCAATAAAAGAAGATTCTGCAGTAGGTTTAGCTTCAGGTTTTAGCTTAAGTGGAAATAAGAGTGTTGTATTGATGCAAAACTCAGGATTAGGTTATTGTTTAAATGTTCTAACGTCCTTTAACTTAATTTATGACGTCCCGATTTTACTAATAATTAGTTGGCGTGGTTATACTTCTGATGCAGTTGAACATGACGTAATTGGAAAGAAGATGCTCGATATTTTAAACGCTGTTGATATTTCGTATCAAATTTTAGATTTAGGAAATATTGATAATTCGATAGATTCTGTAGTGGATACACTGAATACTACCAAGCGTGCAGCAGCACTGATAATAAAGGATAATGTTTAA
- the secG gene encoding preprotein translocase subunit SecG, translating to MGAIASVLLVIVSLLLIAVVLLQSGKSAGLSGAISGGAEQLVGKQKARGLEAVLYKATVVLGVLFFLLTLAVAFFV from the coding sequence TTGGGAGCTATTGCATCCGTTTTACTTGTCATCGTATCACTTTTGTTAATTGCTGTTGTATTATTACAATCAGGTAAAAGTGCTGGATTGTCGGGAGCCATTTCTGGTGGTGCCGAACAATTAGTCGGAAAACAAAAAGCACGAGGATTGGAAGCCGTTTTATACAAAGCGACTGTTGTTCTTGGTGTGCTTTTCTTTTTACTGACGTTAGCCGTTGCATTCTTTGTATAA
- a CDS encoding DUF2750 domain-containing protein encodes MNNKDIEVVSKLPASKRDEYFIKKVADFEEVWGLFDDGWAISEDDNGNPLMPFWPKKEFANLCIVGEWKIYKAEQIEHEDFMQEWLPGIKADGITTQFFGE; translated from the coding sequence TTGAATAACAAAGATATTGAAGTGGTTAGTAAACTCCCTGCTTCAAAAAGGGATGAATATTTTATAAAGAAAGTAGCTGACTTTGAGGAAGTTTGGGGATTGTTCGATGATGGGTGGGCAATCTCAGAAGATGATAATGGAAATCCTCTAATGCCCTTTTGGCCCAAAAAAGAATTTGCAAATTTATGTATAGTTGGTGAGTGGAAGATTTATAAAGCAGAACAGATAGAACATGAGGACTTTATGCAAGAATGGTTACCTGGTATAAAGGCAGATGGTATCACAACTCAATTTTTTGGGGAATAA
- the smpB gene encoding SsrA-binding protein SmpB, producing the protein MATEGKLIAQNKKARHDFHIEETYEAGMVLTGTEIKSIRNRRVNMKDSFARVAQGEAWLHNLHISPYEQGNRYNHDPVRTRKLLLHRKQISQLIGLTQQKGYTLVPLKIYIKNGVAKVLIGLGKGKKKYDKREDLKQKDAKREIQRAFKDNQLGR; encoded by the coding sequence ATGGCAACAGAAGGAAAACTCATCGCACAAAATAAAAAAGCACGCCATGATTTTCATATTGAAGAAACATATGAAGCAGGTATGGTTCTCACCGGAACAGAAATAAAATCGATTCGTAACAGACGCGTTAACATGAAAGATTCATTTGCACGTGTGGCGCAAGGAGAAGCGTGGCTTCATAATCTACACATTAGTCCATATGAGCAAGGAAACCGTTATAATCATGATCCGGTACGCACACGTAAACTTTTACTTCACCGTAAACAAATAAGCCAACTAATTGGACTTACTCAGCAAAAAGGCTACACACTCGTTCCATTAAAAATTTATATTAAAAACGGTGTGGCAAAAGTATTAATTGGACTCGGTAAAGGGAAGAAAAAGTATGACAAGCGAGAAGACCTGAAGCAAAAAGATGCAAAACGTGAAATCCAGCGAGCTTTTAAAGATAATCAATTAGGGAGATAA
- the rnr gene encoding ribonuclease R, with protein sequence MTTDMTKEGILHYMEHDADKPLSIKEMEEAFGLEDSSQFKDFVKTLNELEERGDIVRTRTNRYGLPEKMDLIRGEVIMHPKGFAFVKTDEGMDDIFIGGSELNNAMNKDKVLVRLQRKSNGARPEGTIIRILQRGVTQTVGTYADDKHYGIVVSDDKRIPADILIPKGQELGAVDGHKVLVEITKHPENRMSAEGHVIKVLGHKNDPGVDILSVIHKHGLPGEFPQDALDQANDVPDEIAEEDLTGRRDLREETIVTIDGADAKDLDDAVQVKKLANGNYLLGVHIADVSHYVKEGSPIDVEAYDRATSCYLVDRVIPMIPHRLSNGICSLNPQVDRLTLSCEMEIAANGEVVHHDIYQSVIRTNERMTYTDVRKILLDEDDDVKQRYESLIPFFKDMEELAEILRKKRFSRGAIDFDFKEAKVLVNDEGTPTDVVLRDRSVAERLIEEFMLAANETVAEHFHWMKTPFVYRIHEDPDEDKLNQFLEFITNFGYVVKGKGNEIHPRALQELLQQVKGEPEEAVISQVMLRSMKQARYDPQNAGHFGLSADFYTHFTSPIRRYPDLIVHRLIRTYLIEGKTDEDTLEKWSEKLPELTRHSSEMERRAEDASRETDELKKVQFMEDKVGQEYEGIISGVTNFGLFVELPNTIEGLVHVSYLTDDYYHYDEKRYAMIGERTGNVFRIGDEIDVRVTNVNVDERAIDFEVVGMKPRKARKKEAPRVIEGGSRKRKTQDDKEKEYSGRKKKRKKKAFYENAPKSKRLKGKKKKK encoded by the coding sequence ATGACAACAGATATGACAAAAGAAGGAATTCTTCATTATATGGAGCACGACGCTGACAAACCACTTTCCATAAAAGAAATGGAAGAAGCGTTTGGCCTTGAAGATTCCAGCCAATTTAAAGACTTCGTCAAAACATTAAATGAACTCGAAGAACGAGGTGATATCGTTCGAACCCGTACAAATCGATATGGATTACCAGAGAAAATGGATCTCATCCGCGGAGAGGTCATTATGCATCCGAAAGGGTTTGCCTTCGTGAAAACGGATGAGGGGATGGATGATATTTTTATTGGCGGTAGTGAATTGAACAACGCTATGAATAAAGATAAAGTTCTCGTGAGATTACAGAGAAAATCAAACGGAGCTCGACCAGAAGGAACGATTATCCGTATTTTACAACGAGGGGTTACACAAACGGTTGGCACATATGCTGATGACAAGCATTACGGGATTGTAGTGTCAGATGATAAACGTATCCCAGCAGATATTTTAATTCCGAAAGGTCAGGAACTAGGAGCTGTTGATGGACACAAAGTTCTTGTTGAAATAACGAAACACCCGGAAAATCGCATGAGTGCTGAAGGGCATGTCATTAAAGTTCTTGGGCATAAAAATGATCCAGGTGTCGATATTCTATCCGTCATTCATAAGCACGGACTACCGGGAGAATTCCCACAGGATGCCCTTGACCAGGCCAATGATGTGCCAGATGAGATTGCCGAAGAAGACTTGACCGGTCGAAGAGATTTACGAGAAGAAACGATCGTGACGATTGACGGAGCTGATGCTAAAGATTTAGACGATGCCGTGCAAGTTAAAAAATTAGCTAACGGAAATTATTTATTAGGAGTCCATATTGCTGACGTGAGCCATTATGTGAAAGAAGGTTCCCCTATCGATGTAGAAGCCTACGATCGCGCTACCAGCTGCTATTTGGTTGACAGAGTCATCCCGATGATCCCGCACCGTTTATCAAACGGGATTTGTTCTCTGAACCCGCAAGTAGATCGACTTACTTTATCGTGTGAGATGGAAATCGCAGCGAATGGGGAAGTTGTCCACCATGACATCTATCAAAGTGTCATTCGCACAAATGAACGGATGACCTATACAGATGTGAGAAAAATATTACTAGACGAAGATGATGATGTGAAACAACGTTACGAATCGCTTATTCCATTTTTTAAAGATATGGAAGAGCTAGCGGAAATTCTACGAAAGAAACGCTTTTCCCGTGGCGCCATCGACTTTGACTTCAAGGAAGCAAAAGTGCTCGTTAATGACGAAGGAACGCCAACAGATGTCGTACTCCGCGACCGATCAGTCGCTGAGCGGCTAATTGAGGAATTCATGTTAGCGGCGAACGAAACAGTGGCAGAACATTTTCATTGGATGAAAACACCGTTTGTCTACCGGATTCATGAAGATCCAGATGAAGATAAATTAAATCAATTCCTCGAATTCATTACCAACTTCGGCTATGTGGTGAAAGGAAAGGGAAATGAGATTCATCCGCGTGCCCTTCAGGAACTTCTCCAACAAGTAAAAGGGGAGCCGGAGGAAGCGGTTATCAGCCAAGTGATGCTCCGTTCCATGAAGCAAGCACGCTATGACCCACAAAATGCAGGGCATTTCGGTTTATCGGCTGACTTTTATACCCATTTCACATCACCTATTCGCCGATATCCTGACTTGATCGTTCACCGTCTCATTAGAACGTATCTCATTGAAGGTAAAACAGATGAAGACACACTGGAAAAATGGAGTGAAAAGCTTCCCGAATTAACGCGTCATTCATCCGAAATGGAGCGACGAGCAGAGGATGCCTCACGAGAAACGGACGAGTTGAAAAAGGTTCAATTCATGGAAGATAAAGTGGGTCAAGAATACGAGGGCATTATTAGCGGTGTGACAAACTTTGGTCTGTTCGTAGAACTTCCAAATACAATTGAAGGCCTCGTTCATGTCAGCTACCTCACTGACGATTACTACCATTACGATGAAAAACGTTACGCTATGATCGGAGAACGAACCGGCAACGTTTTTCGGATCGGGGATGAAATCGACGTTCGTGTCACCAACGTAAATGTTGACGAACGTGCAATTGATTTTGAAGTCGTAGGTATGAAACCACGAAAAGCCCGGAAAAAAGAGGCACCACGCGTCATCGAAGGCGGTAGTCGGAAACGTAAAACGCAGGATGATAAAGAGAAAGAGTACTCCGGTCGCAAAAAAAAGCGCAAGAAAAAAGCTTTTTACGAAAACGCCCCCAAAAGCAAGCGGCTAAAAGGGAAGAAAAAGAAGAAATAG
- a CDS encoding acetyl-CoA carboxylase biotin carboxylase subunit family protein — MLGASELGIKAAKKLNYEVIVIENKGKELDRYITSEVESVYLSNINDSIETIELIKLIQETHGQPSLIISFTELGLETAAIASEYFNLKSNPITTIRNTRNKICMRKILNQYKELALSFWHGTINEIPDLTNIKMNLVVKPSDGYGSKNIYYINDQLSWENWKKENINNINTNWIIEPYINGSEYSVESVSSNGVHYIIGITEKDTTGVPNFIEVGHSVPAKISKLKAKLIHDYTIKALDALKFEFGAGHLEFKWDNSKNKPVLIEAHTRTGGDRIPYLHYLTSGLDQYTLAIESLSKALHYKTPVTSSYACIRFIQTTSGLLKGIQINQPIKDSVIEFKSNYKIGDYVPKLQDSLSRFGHVIFWNKDFKKLNETKKDFMNGIHISYF, encoded by the coding sequence ATGCTTGGAGCAAGTGAGTTAGGTATAAAAGCTGCTAAGAAATTAAATTATGAAGTTATTGTAATAGAGAACAAAGGAAAAGAGTTAGATAGGTATATTACGAGCGAAGTAGAATCTGTATATCTTTCTAATATTAACGACTCTATTGAAACTATAGAATTAATTAAGTTGATACAAGAAACACATGGACAGCCCTCCTTAATAATAAGTTTTACTGAATTAGGGCTTGAAACAGCTGCCATTGCAAGCGAATACTTTAATTTAAAGTCAAACCCAATAACTACAATAAGAAATACTAGAAATAAAATATGTATGAGAAAAATTTTAAACCAATATAAAGAATTAGCGTTGTCTTTTTGGCATGGTACGATAAATGAGATTCCAGATTTAACGAACATAAAAATGAACCTTGTTGTGAAACCTTCAGATGGGTATGGTAGTAAGAACATATATTACATTAATGACCAATTAAGTTGGGAAAACTGGAAGAAAGAAAATATTAATAATATAAATACAAATTGGATAATTGAACCTTACATTAATGGTTCTGAATATAGTGTAGAAAGCGTTTCCTCTAATGGCGTTCATTATATAATCGGAATAACTGAAAAAGATACTACAGGAGTTCCTAATTTTATTGAAGTAGGTCATTCTGTACCAGCAAAAATAAGTAAATTAAAAGCAAAACTAATTCACGATTATACAATCAAGGCTCTAGATGCCTTAAAATTTGAATTTGGGGCAGGTCACTTAGAATTCAAATGGGATAACAGTAAAAATAAACCAGTCCTCATAGAAGCCCATACCAGAACTGGTGGCGATAGAATTCCGTATTTACATTATTTAACTTCAGGTCTTGATCAATACACCTTGGCTATTGAATCATTAAGTAAAGCCCTACATTACAAAACTCCAGTTACCAGCTCGTATGCTTGTATTAGGTTTATTCAAACCACTTCTGGTTTACTAAAGGGTATTCAAATAAATCAACCTATTAAAGATAGTGTAATTGAATTTAAATCTAACTATAAAATTGGAGATTATGTTCCAAAATTACAAGACTCATTGAGTAGGTTTGGTCACGTGATTTTTTGGAATAAGGATTTTAAGAAATTAAATGAAACAAAAAAAGACTTTATGAATGGTATACACATCAGTTATTTCTAA
- a CDS encoding carboxylesterase has translation MIGCLIVHGFVGAPDETAEIENHLRDKNWLVYCPELPGHDGTKDGLKSVSYKHWVYKAEVAMKELLSRCEKVYVIGFSMGGVIASFLAAKYPVEKLVLISSAVYYLNMKQLMQDMKGWLIESIRGDLAEDDIFQFYKAKIQRLPMAATLEFVKMVKRLRPHVNQITAPTLVIQGKNDGLVPEKSAEYIYDHIQSKEKELYFFPEAKHYIWFGEEKDELLEMIDGFFH, from the coding sequence ATGATAGGATGTCTTATCGTACACGGATTTGTTGGAGCACCGGATGAAACAGCCGAAATAGAGAACCACCTTCGTGATAAAAACTGGCTCGTATATTGTCCTGAATTACCGGGGCATGATGGCACGAAAGATGGATTAAAATCAGTCTCTTATAAGCACTGGGTGTATAAAGCAGAGGTTGCTATGAAAGAATTGCTGAGCCGATGTGAAAAAGTGTATGTCATCGGCTTTTCAATGGGCGGTGTCATTGCAAGCTTTTTAGCAGCTAAATATCCGGTTGAGAAGTTAGTTCTCATAAGTTCAGCTGTCTATTATTTAAATATGAAACAGCTCATGCAAGATATGAAAGGCTGGCTCATTGAAAGCATCCGTGGTGATTTAGCTGAAGATGACATCTTTCAATTTTATAAAGCTAAAATTCAGCGTTTGCCGATGGCCGCAACACTTGAATTTGTCAAGATGGTGAAACGCTTAAGACCTCATGTTAATCAAATTACAGCCCCAACACTCGTTATTCAAGGAAAAAATGATGGTCTCGTTCCAGAGAAGAGTGCAGAATATATCTACGACCACATTCAATCAAAAGAGAAAGAACTATATTTTTTTCCAGAAGCAAAGCATTACATTTGGTTTGGTGAAGAGAAAGATGAGCTTTTAGAGATGATTGATGGCTTTTTTCATTAA
- the eno gene encoding phosphopyruvate hydratase has product MTLITDVYARQVLDSRGNPTVEVEVHVESGAFGRAIVPSGASTGEYEAVELRDGGEAWMGKGVSKAVENVNEVIAPELVGFDALDQLGIDQLMIELDGTPNKAKLGANAILGVSMATARAAAEALGLPLYVYLGGFNAKTLPTPMMNILNGGEHADNNVDIQEFMIMPVGAESFTQALQMGTEIFHNLKKVLSSKGYNTAVGDEGGFAPNLSSNEEALSTIIEAIEKAGYKPGEQIQLAMDVAASEIYEDGKYNLKGEGVVKTSEEMVEFYAELCEKYPIVSIEDGLDENDWEGFKLLTERLGDKVQLVGDDLFVTNTEKLSRGIKEGIGNSILIKVNQIGTLSETFEAIEMAKRAGYTNVISHRSGETEDSTIADIAVATNAGQIKTGAPSRTDRVAKYNQLLRIEDELQYIGQYAGQTAFYNLNK; this is encoded by the coding sequence ATGACATTAATTACAGACGTTTATGCAAGACAAGTACTCGATTCTCGTGGGAATCCAACAGTAGAAGTAGAAGTTCACGTTGAAAGTGGTGCTTTCGGCCGTGCTATCGTTCCTAGTGGTGCGTCTACTGGTGAGTATGAAGCAGTAGAACTACGTGATGGCGGCGAAGCTTGGATGGGTAAAGGTGTTTCTAAAGCAGTTGAAAACGTAAACGAAGTTATTGCCCCTGAACTAGTTGGCTTTGATGCTCTCGATCAACTTGGTATTGACCAATTAATGATTGAACTTGATGGTACTCCTAACAAAGCTAAATTGGGTGCTAACGCGATTCTAGGTGTCTCTATGGCCACTGCACGTGCGGCAGCTGAAGCACTAGGTTTACCATTATACGTATACTTAGGCGGCTTCAATGCGAAGACTCTTCCAACACCAATGATGAACATCTTAAACGGTGGAGAGCACGCAGACAACAACGTAGACATTCAAGAATTCATGATCATGCCTGTAGGGGCGGAAAGCTTTACTCAAGCCCTTCAAATGGGAACGGAAATCTTCCACAACCTTAAAAAAGTTCTTAGCTCAAAAGGCTATAACACAGCAGTAGGTGACGAAGGTGGTTTTGCGCCTAACTTATCGTCTAACGAGGAAGCATTATCTACCATAATCGAAGCGATTGAAAAAGCAGGCTACAAGCCTGGTGAACAAATCCAGCTAGCTATGGATGTTGCAGCTTCTGAAATTTACGAAGACGGCAAATACAACTTAAAAGGTGAAGGTGTTGTGAAAACATCTGAAGAAATGGTTGAATTTTATGCTGAGCTTTGTGAGAAATATCCGATTGTTTCGATTGAAGATGGTCTTGACGAAAACGACTGGGAAGGCTTTAAATTACTAACTGAGCGCCTCGGTGATAAAGTTCAGCTTGTAGGTGACGATCTATTCGTTACTAACACCGAAAAGCTTTCTCGCGGAATTAAAGAAGGAATCGGTAACTCCATCTTAATCAAAGTGAACCAAATCGGGACACTTTCTGAAACATTTGAAGCGATTGAAATGGCGAAACGTGCAGGATACACGAATGTTATCTCTCACCGTTCAGGTGAAACAGAAGACAGCACAATTGCTGACATCGCAGTAGCTACAAACGCTGGTCAAATTAAAACAGGTGCACCATCACGTACGGACCGTGTTGCGAAGTACAACCAACTTCTTCGCATTGAAGATGAACTTCAATATATCGGCCAATATGCTGGACAAACAGCATTCTATAACTTAAACAAATAA
- a CDS encoding polymorphic toxin type 8 domain-containing protein — MHVARASKGKCKLGRTGKQSRLKENANDDKVSTALKGEIKRDTNEIKLEKRRNRRVPQGYNLAHRRCYEVRRGYGYEYSNFQTIRSSKAKLQSVGVSLHPPLIVRLTYGTFRGSLSPT; from the coding sequence ATGCATGTTGCTAGAGCTTCTAAGGGTAAATGTAAACTTGGTAGGACAGGTAAACAAAGTAGACTTAAAGAGAATGCGAATGATGATAAAGTATCTACGGCTTTAAAAGGTGAAATAAAGCGTGATACAAATGAAATAAAACTAGAAAAGAGAAGAAATAGAAGAGTCCCACAAGGATATAATTTGGCACATAGACGTTGTTATGAAGTCAGAAGAGGTTATGGATATGAATATAGTAACTTTCAAACTATAAGGAGTTCTAAAGCTAAGCTTCAATCAGTGGGCGTTTCCCTTCATCCCCCACTGATTGTTCGTTTAACTTATGGGACCTTTAGGGGCAGTTTATCCCCCACCTAA
- a CDS encoding carboxylesterase, protein MKVAQPKPFTFEAGERAVLLLHGFTGNSADVRMLGRFLEKKGYTSHAPHMKGHGVPPEELVHTGPDDWWKDVQAGYNHLKEMGHQDIAVAGLSLGGVFSLKLGYTLPVKGIIPMCAPMYIKSEEIMYQGVLAYARKYKKWEGKDENQIEQEMEKFKETPMTTLKALQALNKEVRDHIDMIYAPTFVVQARHDDMINTDSANIIHDEVESHHKQLKWYEESGHVITLDNERDQLHEDIYAFLEDLDWNN, encoded by the coding sequence ATGAAAGTCGCACAACCAAAACCATTTACATTTGAAGCAGGAGAACGTGCCGTCCTGTTATTACATGGCTTTACAGGCAACTCTGCCGATGTAAGAATGCTCGGACGTTTTTTAGAAAAAAAAGGGTATACGTCGCATGCCCCCCATATGAAAGGTCATGGTGTCCCACCAGAGGAATTAGTCCATACAGGGCCTGACGATTGGTGGAAAGATGTTCAAGCAGGGTATAATCATTTAAAAGAAATGGGACACCAAGACATCGCGGTAGCTGGTTTGTCATTAGGAGGTGTATTTTCCTTAAAGCTCGGGTACACACTACCTGTGAAGGGCATAATTCCCATGTGTGCGCCAATGTATATTAAAAGTGAGGAAATCATGTATCAAGGTGTGCTCGCATATGCAAGAAAGTATAAAAAGTGGGAAGGGAAAGATGAGAATCAAATAGAGCAGGAAATGGAAAAGTTTAAAGAAACACCGATGACGACCTTAAAGGCATTACAGGCGCTAAACAAAGAAGTAAGAGATCACATTGATATGATTTATGCCCCAACATTTGTCGTACAAGCTCGCCATGATGACATGATAAATACAGATAGTGCTAATATTATTCATGATGAGGTTGAAAGTCATCATAAGCAATTAAAATGGTACGAAGAGTCGGGGCATGTCATTACATTAGATAACGAGCGGGATCAGTTGCATGAAGATATTTATGCATTTTTAGAGGACTTGGACTGGAACAATTAA
- a CDS encoding thiamine pyrophosphate-dependent enzyme, with product MKKTEAILNLVNKNPESYIVSTCGYISRDLYNLKDSDHNFYMVGSMGMAAPIGLGLAIDNPNIEVIVLDGDGSLLMNMGFMSMVGELKPSNFTHVVLDNHMHESTGGQKTIKITRICEVSENLGYEKGKVVKDFNEIPVVKEVRGPILIHIEVDPKDNTVGERVHWTPQEIVKRFQKSIFQERELIK from the coding sequence ATGAAAAAAACAGAAGCTATTCTAAATTTGGTAAATAAAAATCCTGAATCTTATATAGTTAGCACTTGTGGCTATATAAGTAGAGATTTATACAATCTTAAAGATTCTGATCATAATTTTTATATGGTTGGCTCAATGGGAATGGCAGCTCCAATAGGTTTAGGTCTTGCTATTGATAATCCAAATATTGAGGTAATAGTGTTAGATGGTGACGGTTCATTATTGATGAATATGGGTTTTATGTCGATGGTTGGAGAGTTAAAACCAAGTAACTTCACTCATGTAGTACTTGATAATCATATGCATGAGAGTACCGGAGGGCAAAAAACAATAAAAATAACTAGAATTTGCGAAGTTTCAGAAAATCTAGGATATGAGAAAGGTAAAGTGGTAAAAGATTTTAATGAAATACCTGTAGTCAAAGAAGTTAGAGGCCCTATTTTAATACATATTGAGGTAGATCCAAAAGATAATACTGTTGGAGAAAGAGTGCATTGGACACCGCAAGAAATAGTTAAAAGGTTTCAAAAATCAATATTTCAAGAAAGAGAGTTAATAAAATGA